The Anabas testudineus chromosome 15, fAnaTes1.2, whole genome shotgun sequence DNA segment TCAGAGCCAAGGGTGTGTGTCAACATCAAAGTTGGATGTAGCACTTTCAAAATGACTCCCCCATTTCAGCCTCTGTTATTTAGATTGAAATTTGGAAATCCCATTTACAGGTGGCTATATAGTTTCTGGAAGCCTGCGCATTTCCATTCCAACCACGCCTGCAAAGccttgtggggttttttttttctccaataCTGCCAAGCATGAAGTCATTGTTTACTTTCCAACAGGACGTTTCCTAGGAGATGGTAGTTTATCAGCCAAACTCTGACGCAAGCCTCAGTTCCTGCCTCCTAACGGGAAGGTTGAGACCAAAGTGTGGATTCATGTAGGAAACTGTGTGGTGTGTCCCAGGCTCTGTATACTTCACAGGTCACAGATGTTGTGcatttttctcacacacacaactcaaaaacatttcatgtatgtgtgtggaggcTGTCACTTTGATGCTTTGCCACTGTTTCATATCCTTAAACCGTTGTATCACACTTTGTGGGCTACTGTGACATGCCAGCATtgtagatttcttttttgtatgtTCACTTGCTTGCTGAGACTCTGGAGTATTCTGTAATTTAAATTTCAGAAGTTTGAAGCATGAACTATATTTGGAGGCATTTCTGTGTTCTCTCTGTGAAGCATGAGCTACATTTGGTGGTATTTATTTGACCACTTTGATGGCATGCCAGTGTCATGACGTCTTTTCCTTGAAAGGCCATTGGCCATAATTAAGGCAGAATCCATAGTTCTTTATTATCCTGCTAAATTATATGTGACGTTGTGTCAAACTAGAAGCAGCGGTTTCTTAAGAAGACTGTTGTGACATTTTCAGTAGATCTGTTaccaaatgcagtttttaaaaagatctGCAAGTTGCaacattgttattataaaaCTCTAGAGATTGGTAACTAGTGTTGAGTAATATTCATAACATGCAGGATATCTGCTGCGTGTTTGTACAAGCCCATGaaaactttcaaaataagataaGGTGTCAAAATGTGTGACCACCattgtttgtgttgcatgtttCAGACGGTGTGCATAAAAGAAATCGGACATCTGCACTTTCTACGTTTTTGCCCACAAAAGTGTTTAACAGAAtaactttaatatttcatttttacaggaagtgaaacacATAGGCTCAACCCACAACAGGAGTGCGCTGCCATTCACTGGTTTTGGCTCCAAAGTTGTGACCAACCAGTACAACAACCCATCTGGTCTCTACTCTTCAGAGAACATCAAGGACTTCAACACAGCTGTGGATGAAGTTAAAACGATGGCTGCACCTAATGAGCCCAACAGCAAGTAAGATAAACCTAACTTACACTTCTTTGACCCAGTCTGTCTCAAGACTAGGTTCCCAAAGCTGTCTAGAGTGTTGTTGTCATTTACCTGAAACAATCTTCAATAGACAGATATGTTACCCAACATAATTAACATAGAAGCCTCTATTTTCCTGTATATAATCTTCagtaaaaaacatgaaatgcaaaTATGACTCTTTAAGAGAGTTCTTATGTCTAATCTTAACAGgcaaaaatgttcatttaaactttttgtGGAATTTGAAtctccaattttttttttctctttttctctagaGCCCCATCAGATCCATCGAAGACGGGCAAGCGCCCACCTGTGGCAGCAGATTCAGAGGTCTATAAGATGATGCAGGAGAACCAGGAGTCTGATGAGCCTCCTCGGCAGTCGGCTTCATTCAAGGTGCTTCAGGAGATTCTTGAGACGGGTATGATATACCATTTATTACTCACAGCTTCATCAAAAGGGCTTTGGGGCACACGGTTATCTTTGGGTTCTGATTTGATCATagaaagtgctgctgctgtttctctgaaaTTACAAACACAATGGAAATGAAATACAGATGTATGATTCTCTCTGTGTGATGTTTATTTATAGGTGATTCTGATAAACCATCTGGGTTTAGGAGTGTGAAAGCCCCCACAACAAAGATGGGCTCATCAGTGGGGAACGCAGACCAGTTACCCATCTGTGACAAATGTGGATCTGGGATTGTGTAAGTATTTTCTGATTCTTCTTCACTGGTATTTTACAGATGGTGCACGTTGTATTTGCATGCTAGTCGGAAGTTTGTCGGTCATTTATGGCTTGGCCTGAATCCAGACTGCCTCAGACAGATCTGTGTCGGGGTTTCCCCTCGTAAGATTCACTGTTTATCATGATAAGAGGTTTTACAGGTGAAAGAATTCAACATTGTGACAAAGTGCTGTGACTTATTGTTTCTGTCTGGTGTTTGTCTCCACCTTGTGGTTGAACATTGTAACAACCACAGAACAAAAACTTGGGCTCCTCTGTTCTTCAGAAGCCCTGCTGTTGCCAAGTCTTGGCATGAAATGTACTTTAGTTAACCTAATGGCCTTGTAGCCatgaatattttctgtgtgttttgtttaattcGAGTGGGCATTACTGTTTTGTGAGATGtgtggaaaaatataaaattgtcTTTTAGGCCTTTCAATGTTAATCCACAAATGTTATCATTTCTACATCATTAGTGTGCCACTGTGCTTAAAGCCAGGTCCATAAATGGTGGTTTTCCTCAATTTGTTGTGGAGGAACCTAACTAGCCTGCCCTGACCACAACAGTGATCTTATACAAAGTCTTTACAAATGAACGTAGGCTGTAATAGGAACAGATGGATGACGGCAGCTTTCAAATcacatgtgttgttgtgttgtgtagcTCCTTAACCTTCTACCGTATACATACCGAATCACTGAAATCAAGGCCATGAATTAGAGTCAGGACAAAGAACTGAATTTTGTGCTTATCAAGCCTGATGTGATCTTTGTGTCTCCGCTTCAGGGGGATGGTGGTGAAGCTGAGGGCCAAGTTCCGTCACCCTGAGTGCTACACCTGCGCCGACTGCGATGTCAACCTAAAACAGAAGGGACATTTCTTTGTGGAGGACCAGATTTATTGCGAGAAGCACGCACGTGAGCGAGTGACTCCCCCTGAGGGCTACGACGTGGTCACAGTCTTCCCAAAGTAAAGCACTCACTGAGCTCAGCCTGGGACTGCACGCCGCTACAGGACACCATGATGACATTCAGCTCACTCTACTCCAGAAACTCTGAAATGGCCCCTCTTACATCCTGCTTCAGTACAATCACTGGTAGGCAGGACAGTAAAGAACTACATATTAGAAATTGTTAATTTGCACATTAAGTTTGGCATCTACAACTATGAAATTACATTCCCTgataatttttgtttttctatttgaatgACAACCACTGTGTTTCAGTAATATTTGTACTGTTCATTAATGTTCATTATGTTTTGAATCATAGAAACAATGAAAAGCCAGACTACTTTTTTACCCACAACAGGCTCGACgtgttttatacagttttattaaataaataaagctactTTTATGCAGCAAAACACTTTTGAATATCATTGCCAAATAAATATTTTCGCTTAAACCAGCTGTCACTTGTCTTCACTGATTGCACTTCTCGACTGGGCTTTAGTGACGCTGTGATTGTAAAATGAGAGTACAAGAGGGCCAAGAGGGCACTTTATCACACAAAGATAAATCCTCAGATGATAGTTACTGCTCACATCTGAACGTGCTGCTCCGTCAGCTGATTTCTGGCTATTAAAGGCCTTGGTGACGTCACTGCAGGTGAGCTGCTTTTTGATTGTTGGTGATCAAGCACAACATGTCTGAACGCTCTGTGCTCTCTACTTGAGCTTCATGGGtagttgtgatttttatttatttacaagtTCCTGCTGAAGAACTGATTCATGAAGTCTTTCTGACATTTCCACCACATAGTGACTTGAAATAGAAGGTAATAGGAGTAGTGTCGGATTCATCTCCCGCACATATTCCACAGTTTATTTCATCAACAGACGTGTAGGAGAAGTCAGGTGACATCACATAACCAGTCTCTGCAGGTGAAGCGGATGAAACGCTCGACGGGCTCCTCAACCCCAAAACCACCGGCAGCTGCTCCGCCGCGTGTCCGTGCTGCTCGTTCATTCGCAGAGTCTCTGTCAGAGCCCAGATGTAGTTGTAGGCAAAGCGCAAAGTTTCGATCTTCGTCAGCTTTGCGTCCTCGGGCAGCGCCGGCAGGATGCTCCTCAGCGCGTCCAGAGCCGAGTTCAGGTTGTGCATCCGGTGACGCTCTCTGACGTTGGCTTTCATTCTGCGCCGGCCCCGCTGTCCCGGCTGCTCACATCTGGCTTTGtgttttggatgttttatcGAGGGCCCCTCTGCTCCTCCGAGGACCATCAGGGGGTTTGGAGGCGGATTTATTCCGGAGTCTTCATTCAAGGGGCCGAGGAGCGCGTGAGAAAACCTACTGAGCATCTCCGCGTCTGTGGATGTGCGCAGGTCACCTGGAGGGCACCGTGTTTTAGGAGACATCCTGTGCACATGAACGCATCGTTAAATACAATCACAAAGGCTTCAAACCGTGTTACAAGAGTTTGAGTCAAAATATGTTCTCTACAGCATCTTTATCACATAATTCAAGCAAACAGACATGAGGACATGAACCTGAAGAATCCTGATTGAATTACTCATACAGTTAAGGTGAGGGGTCACATTCAACACAGTCTcatcaaacaaacagcatcggattgttttattattattattattattattattattattattattattattattattattattattattatcctgaTTTAAATGGTCGGATGTATCATAGATATTAAGGCCAAGAGTAATTTTCGATTGCATATTTGTAAATCTGCCACTGTGCtggaattattttattaacagtgccagttttatttctttttcttttgaaaaacGAGGCACGATGAGCACGTAACTTCCCACTATCTAGAAAATCTGGAATCTCAGgaaatgatgtaaaaaaaagaaaaaaaagaaagaaacttcaGATGGATGCGGATGTTTGCACTTACCTAGGCGCGACAGGAGCTTGTTGATCCTCTCTTGTAGCTGGAGGCAGCAGACAGTGAGGGATGGATGCGCATCTCTGTCATTTTATATGGcctttatcttatctttttgCCCGGTGCACGCCTGAATCAACAGCGCCTGTCAAGTGGCCAATCAGCTTCCACACATTGCGTCCTTCaccctctccccctctgtccCTCTCATTTTTCACAACGCTGGATTTCTTTGTGTAATATTCAGTCAAATACATGTGGGACAAAGTGCCAAAGAAGTACGTCAGGTTAATCATATTTAAAGTTGGACACCGTGTAGGACCATTATCTTTGTCTGAGCTGTGGTACTgaggatttttttattttttgtcactaTTCAAACTCACTATACAAAAAGTGATAATAACATCTTGAAGTAGCCATGTGGCCACAGTTCCACCTCACAATGCCAGTGCTggacatctttaaaaaaaaacacgctATATAATAAAGTTTTATGTTTCTGATACATGACACAGATACTATTTTTTATCTATAGTGATTCTTTATCCACATcaaacactgtaataaaatatgttatagTTAAGTTCAGATGATGGTTTCTTAGCTCCATTGAAAGTGTCTCCTGGCTGTAATACTTTTTCtaactacataaataaatggCGTTGAAATTAAGCTGGTTCTCgtttatttttatgtgcaagatttttttaattattaagtaAACTATATATCTGTTAATTTACTTCGCTTTTTTCAGCTAGTTTTAAGTTCAAAGTTTGCTTTTGCAATTGTTATCAGATCGCTTTCTTTTATGGGGTGTTAGTGATGCCAGTTTTTACGCACTCAACATACTGGCTCATGCCGTCCAGGGCACAGAGTGGTCATGGTAACTGGGCAAACTGTCTTCTAAAATCATCTAAAGGTGTACCACAAGATTGATAACTGGCATTTGAACACATGCATCTCTAGGATTACCTTCcaataaaatgtgtattatgAAGTATGAATTTGCGTAATTTGATTGTGCGCAGATAATGTTGCCAATAAAGAACTTTAAGCTGCTGTAAAATTACCCCTACTTGAGAGTTGCCGAAAGTTATTTCAAGGGAACAACTTAGTTCTCTGTTAGATCAGAAAATCCAATCCatatcaaagaaaacatttatttttaatgccaCACATAATTGGGCAAATGTTGCTTTGTGCGTTAGAGCGCAAAGCTCCGTTATTTGGACAAAGAATTACGCATGGGGTCACCTGACAAAGAGAATCTGAGAGGGTGAAACCTATTGTATGAAGTGATAGTACAAAGGGTCTTGTTGTGTGTTACAACAATAAAAGCTTGATTTCATGTATTACGTGAGCCTGTATCTGTGCGCTATGACAACTCCAAAAACAGATCCAATATCGCCACAACTCAGTGGcgcattacattttaataataaaacattacttTTAGAAAAGTAGGGACTAGTAAAAAATCTCAGCAACATGAGGACACGTTTCAGCTCTGGTGAGGGCAACAGTGGGAGTGTGGCAGACCTCAAACATGATTTACAATTGCCAACAAAGGATCACAAAAAGCTCTCCTTGACTTTCTGTCTAAATATGTGTTTTGGGAACAATCTGATAACCATATGCTTTCAATAAACTGGACAAATACACAAGTGAGATAGGAGATGGTGCCTTGCTGTTATAAAAGGCACGAAAAGTCTAGAGTAAACTGAATATTACCACTTTACAAATATTCATTGATGCCAAATCCATTTTCGGATATCACGGACAGGTGTTGGTTTGAAGTTGTCAGTCTCTCTCCTTGATTTTTATCAGTGTGCTGTAGTGTCCTGCTTGTTATGCAAAGTGTAGGCAAACATAAGCGCCCAGTTGCTGTGGAAATAGCAGATATCGGAGCAGACTTGGTACGAAAAGtgatttaacaatatttaacaataaactCAGCAAGCTCCAGAGCAGGTGATAACTGCCCGATGCTCCTGATTAATACTTCCTCTACTACTTCACTTTACAGTCTCTTTTGCTTATTTATTAAACgaaatctatttattattattttagcaaaCAGAGGAACCAGGTGGGGCTTTATTTTCGTCTTCAGCTTTTTGTTTGAAGGACGTTTTGAGGGAGGCAATCAAAGTCCAACAACTCGCTGACCAGATTGTTGTCATCCCAAACTAGCAGCGAAGCCAATTCAACGTGCCCCCCTCCTCTTGTTCTCTCTGGCAAAGAGCTGCcgggagaggaaaaaaaaaagaaaaaggaaacttctttaagaaaggaaaacatcttaaaaacatttaattgcaACCCGGATGCCATATGTACACCTCTTGTAAAACCCCTCAACAATGTGACTGCCTTTTAAAAAGTATGGAGTGCGCCTTTGGAGACGTGTGCGCTTTTGGAGAAGTACGCGTGTCGTGACCAGAATGACCCCGAACACACTTTACACAAGAAGTAATTCACTTTTAATGTGCTTTGGAGTTTCCTTTCACAGGCAATGCATTGTACCTCTCACCTCAGCTTTTGAAGACAGTGTACACCAATTACACTGGAATAGTTGTCCTTTGGAGACGTTTTTTGTTAAGCGGTAAGATTTTAAACACGAATAGGACTGTGGCTGCAAGTCGCCCCCTTCACCCCCTAAACTAACGcaggatgttttttctttctttctgataGCTTATTCAATACTAAACTTTGTATTCATTAGTGGCTCtttgtgattaaaaacaacaaacttgCATTTCAACTTGGGATTACGTCCTTGGAAGAAATCAAACAGAAAACGTGCTCCTTTATAAATGTACGATATCTCAGTTTAACATCATGTGGACTTGTCTATAAAATACTAAcaggtgtttatttttcttttgtttgtttttatgctggGTTTATTTGCAAGGCTATGCCCAGTGAAATCCAATTGATCTGTGCACATTTCTTGCCTAATATGAATTTAATAtctaatttcactttttataaacaaatatacatttaactGGCTTTGTCAGGTCACTTCAACTATACATTTGTTTGTAAAGTTATTTGTAtatgattattgttatttttatttctatgtgaTAGCCCCTACTAAAAATACTGAGCCAGTAATTTGCCTAAATCCACCCTGCATCTAGATAACAGACAGGAATATCTGCAAGTCCTTTGgtagttcattttaaattatgagTATATAGAGTTCAGTGGTGCTATGGTACAATTTAAACTTTTACCAAGACCACAAAGCTTCCTGTACATTAAGGCCTAATATCAACCTGCAGTGATCtcacacagttacacattttgttgttaCATGTTAATTAATCCATGCAAATTAACTGAAATAAGTGATAATAAACAGCTTGTCACATACTTTACAGTTAAATCCTATGGTACTTGTAACTATCCCAGaagttcatttgtgtttaacaaCACAGTCCGGATGCAGCATTGATGGAGGTAGAATTACACAAACtcagtactcaagtaaaagtagaaGTGCtggtataaaaacaaaaatactccactacaagtagaagtaccacttcaaGTCGTTTACTTAAGTACATAATCTAAAATTTACTCaaattacaaaagtaaaaaaacaagattaagAAAAGTGGGTCAAACACTATTGAATGtgatgctgtttaaaatgtaatctaCTCCAGAAAAAATGCTCAAATGTGATAATTACTGCAAAGAAACACGAACATAGAATAGTAAAGAGaaggacatttattttgttaaattgaGAGTGTGGAACAATAAAattcacatcacatttacaagGCTACCTGTTCAAACAtgacttatttttttatgcCACAGAACTGGGCTCAGAAATAAACATCTATTTCACACAAATGAAGAGCTCGGTGTCACAAGATTGATCGCAGTAACAATCAATAATGgaataattattgttttcacacttttcatctttttcatctACAAAATATGCTATTATGATGTTTTCAGATAGGAACTAAGCTTACTTAAACTATAGTTGAAATAGTTTTCCCAtgctaaataaacagtttaaggCATTAGTTTGAGAAAACCATGCTCATATGGTAATAGATCTGTCTTTATTACCTCATGTAAAACTGATTTTGACAGGAAATGAGACATTTGAGCtgagaaataaaattttatttaaacataatgaaACCGTGAAGTGAATACATAgaatagaaaacaaatcaaatatgaAAAAGTAGGGGTGAGGGTGGGGGACTTGGTGCCCTGGTAGACTATCGTGATCTTATTTGTTATGAGATTCATTTCTAAGACACTGATAGGAGCGGAATATGAAATGTACGAGGAGTGTTTGAACGCAG contains these protein-coding regions:
- the pdlim1 gene encoding PDZ and LIM domain protein 1, which produces MPLRVEMQGPGPWGFRLVGGKDFEQPLAVSRVSPGSKAAQANLCIGDIILAIDGEATENMTHLEAQNKIKGCMEEMVLSIDRSESKLWSPLSSEEGRTHPYKMNLASEPREVKHIGSTHNRSALPFTGFGSKVVTNQYNNPSGLYSSENIKDFNTAVDEVKTMAAPNEPNSKAPSDPSKTGKRPPVAADSEVYKMMQENQESDEPPRQSASFKVLQEILETGDSDKPSGFRSVKAPTTKMGSSVGNADQLPICDKCGSGIVGMVVKLRAKFRHPECYTCADCDVNLKQKGHFFVEDQIYCEKHARERVTPPEGYDVVTVFPK
- the neurog3 gene encoding neurogenin-3; amino-acid sequence: MSPKTRCPPGDLRTSTDAEMLSRFSHALLGPLNEDSGINPPPNPLMVLGGAEGPSIKHPKHKARCEQPGQRGRRRMKANVRERHRMHNLNSALDALRSILPALPEDAKLTKIETLRFAYNYIWALTETLRMNEQHGHAAEQLPVVLGLRSPSSVSSASPAETGYVMSPDFSYTSVDEINCGICAGDESDTTPITFYFKSLCGGNVRKTS